A stretch of DNA from Cupriavidus taiwanensis:
GGCAGCCAGCGCGCGCGGCGGCGGCGTTCGGGCCGCGGCAGGCCGGACGGGGGCGGGGCTGGCGGGGACTGTGGGGACGGCGGCATGGCGCCCGCCGGCGCCGGGGCTTGGTGGTCAGTGTCGGGCATTGTCAGGTTCCAGCGAATCCCACAGCAGGCGCGGATCGAAGCTGAGCGAGGCCAGCATGGTCAGCACCACGACCGCGCCGAAGGCGAGCGCGCCGCCGCCGGGGATGATGGTGGCCAGCGCCCCCGCCCGCACCAGCGAGGCCAGCAGCGCCACCACGAAAATATCGAGCATCGACCAGCGGCCGATCACCTCCACCAGGCCGTACAGCCGGGTCTGCTGCCGGATCCGCCAGCTCGAGCGGAAATGCACCGACAGCAGCAGGAAGGTCAGGATCACCATCTTCAGCAGCGGCACCACAATGCTGGCGATCAGCACCAGCACGGCCAGCATGTGCGAACCGGACAGCCACAGGTAGATTACGCCCGACAGGATGGTGTCCTGCTGCGTGCCGAGGATGGACTGCGTCACCATCACCGGCAGCATGTTGGCAGGAATATAGAGGATGTAGGCGGCCAGCAGGAAGGCCCAGGTGCGCGCCAGGCTGTCGGGCTTGCGATGGTGCAGGGTGGCGCCGCAGCGCGGGCAGGGCGAGCCTTCCAGCGTGCGCGGGCTGACCAGGTCGCACGCGTGGCAAGACACCAGGCCCAGCCGGCCGGCGGTGGGCACCTGCGGCAGCGGGGTGTTCTCGTCGTCGTCGGTCAGTTCCGCCACCACCTCGCGCGCGAGCTGGCGCGGACGGGCCAGGCGGCCGGCGGGCGGCGGTCGCTGCGGTTGCGTCATCGGCGCTCCCCGTCCGCCGCCGCGGCCTTGTCATCGGGTGTTTCCAGGTGGCGCCACAGGTCGCGCGGATCGAACGACAGCATCGCCGCCAGCACGATCACCAGCGCCGCGAACGACCACAGCGCGATGCCCGGCAGCACGCGCGCCATGGTCGAGAGCTTCACCAGCGTCACCAGCACGCCGATCATGAAGACCTCGATCATGCCCCACGGCCGGGTCTGGCGGATGCCGCGCACGATGCGGTCGAAGCCGGCCGGCATGCGGTGCTGCGCCATCGGCACCAGCAGGTAAGCCATCATCAGCAGCTCGGACAGCGGGAACAGGATGGTGGTGGCGAACACCAGCGCCGCCACCAGCGCCATCTGGTCCCCATACAGCGCCTGCACCGCGCCCAGCAGCGTGGTCTGCGTGCGCACCCCTTTCAGGTCCATCTCGACGATGGGGTAGGCGTTGGAGATCAGGAACAGGATCAGCGCGGTGAGCACCAGCGGCAGCAGCCGGTGGTAGTGCCGCCGGCTCTCGCGGTACAACTGGCCGCCGCAGCGCAGGCACAGCGCGCGCTCGCCGGGCGCGATCGGCGTGCGCTCGTAGACGGCGTCGCAGTATTCGCAGGCTACCAGCCGGTGCAGCGTGGCCGGCGAGGTGTCGGGCAGCGTGGTGTCCGGCGGGGCCGGGGGAACGTCGTGTACCGCCATCAGCCGGGTCGCTTGCCGGAACCTGCCGGCGGCACATCGGGGTTGTCGACCACGGCCGGCGCCGGCGCCGGTGCCGATGCCGGTGCGGATGCCAGCGCCGCGCCTTGCTGCAGGTCGCGCTGCAGCTCGCCCTGCGAGCCGATGGTCCAGTCGCGCAACAGGGCATAGGCCACCGCCAGCAGCGTCGGGCCGATGAACACGCCCAGGAAGCCGAACGCCAGCGCGCCGCCGAGCACGCCCAGCATGATCCAGATCAGCGGCATGCCGGTGCCCTTGCTGATCAGCAGCGGCTTGACGATGTTGTCCGCCATGCTGACCACGCCCACGCCCCACACCACCAGGAAGATGGCCCAGCCGGTGGCGCCGGTGTGGTACAGCCACAGCGCGGCCGGCAGCCACACCAGCGGCGGCCCGACCGGCACCACCGACAGGAAGAAGGTTACGAAACCGAGGATGGCGGCGCCCGGCACGCCCGCGATCCACAGGCCGATGCCGGCCAGCACGGCCTGGATGAAGGCGGTGCCGAGCACGCCGTAGACCACGCCCTTGACGGTGCTGCCAGCGAGTTCCAGCAGGTGGTCGGCGCGCTCGCCGGCGATGCGGCGCATGCCGGCGCGCAGCCAGGCAATGGCGAACTCGCCGCCGGTGTAGAAGAAGAAGGCCAGGATGATCGACAGCGCCAGCTGCCCCAGGCCCGCCCCGATCGACAGCCCCGCACCCAGCAGCAGGTGCCCGACCGGCGCGATCAGCTTGCGCAGGTTGGCGACCATCTCGGAATCGGCATTGATGATGCTGTCCCAGGAGTTTTGCAGGTAGCTGCCGACAAAGGGCAGGCTGCTCAGCCACAGCGGCAACTGCGGCACCCCCTGCTCCATATAGCGGTCGACCAGCGCGGCGAGGTCATCCAGGTGCGCGGAGAAGCTGGCGCCGGCATAGACGAACGGACCCAGCACGATCACTGTCGCCAGCAGCACGCAGATGAGCGCGGCCAGGCCGCGCCGGTTGCCGAGCCAGCGCGACAGCACGGTGTAGGGGTGCCAGGAACTGAATGCCAGGATCGCCCCCCACAGCAGCGCCGTGGTGAACGGCGCCAGCACCAGCAGCGAGCCGCCGATCAGCACGATCAGCGCGAATACGGCGGCGATTTTTTCGATCAACTGACCGGAACTCATGGTTGGGGTCTCCGTTTGTCCCCTGGGGGTTGGGTGTGACGGGGACGGCGTAAATATAGCTTAAGGGGGAAGGTGGGTTGTGAAACGGGGATCTGGGGCGGATTTGTGGTGCTTGGCGGGCGCGGCTGTTTGGCTGGCGTGGGGGGCTTTCTTGATCGATGTTGGTTTTTTTGGGGGGCGTTTTTTGTGACATGTTTTTGCTTTTGAACCGCAGGGTTCCGCCCTGCTGGGCGGGTCACTTTTTGTCCGAGCGGCAAAAAGTAACCAAAAAGCGCGTTTACTGCCCTGCGGGCGGCATGTCTTATCGTAGTGGGCGCTGGGTTTTCGTACGGGGCTGGGCTTCCTCACATAGCGGGGCAGCCTGCCGCGGGGGTGCACCACGGTGGCAAGGGCGTTGAAGGGGTGTTTGAACGAGCCCAGAGCGCGGAGTGGCGGCCTGCTGCTGGCCTTACCGTAGGAACGCCTACGGCTGCGCTGCGCGCGGTCAGTATCGTAGATCTGGGGACGCAACACCGGAGGCATCGCTGCGCTCGCTTGGCCCCCGAACGCGCTCAGGGTCGCCGCCCGGTTTTCTCGCCTCTCCCGCCTGCGGGAGGGGGCTGGGGTGAGGGCGGGCGCCTCAACGAAGTCTGGCTTTCCACAGCAAAAATGCGGCGGCCCGGGCCGGGCCGGGACCTGTCAGCGCCAAGCGAGCGCAGCGACGCGTTCCGGGCCAGAGCCATTGCCCTACGATACTGCCTGCGCAGCAGCCGAAGGCGTTCCTGCGACAAGGCCAGCAGCAGGCGGCCACTCCGCGCTCTGGGCTCGTTCAACCACCATTCCAACGCCCCACCCACCGTAGTGCACCCCTGCGGCAGGCAGTCCCGCCATGCGAGGAAGCCCAGCCCCGTACGAAAACCCCCAGGCACACTACGATAAGACATGCCGCCCGCAGGGCAGTAAACGCGCTTTTTGGTTACTTTTTGTCGCTCGGACAAAAAGTGACCCGCCCAGGAGGGCGGAACCAGGCGGTTCAAAAGCCAACAGCATGTCACCAAAAGCAACGACCCACCCCAAAAAACCATCGAACAAGAAATCAAAACCCAAAACGCCAAAAACCCACCCCTACCCAATCCTCAATCTGGCACTGCCATTACCCCACTCTTCAGCAGCGCCGCCACCAGGTCCGATTGCGTCACCATCCCCACCACCCGCCGCTGATCATCGATCACCGGCGCATGATGCAGCCCGCCATCGGAAAACGCCTGCGCCAGCTCGACCATCGGCTGGTCGGGCCGCGCGGTCACGACGGCCCGCGTCATCAGGTTGCGCACCGTGCCGGCCAGCCGCCGCGCCCCGGTATCGCGCTGCGCCGCAAAGAAGTCGCTCTGCGTGATGATGCCCACCAGCTTGCGCGTTGCATCGACCACCGGCAGGGCCTTGATGCGATGCCGCGACAGCAGGTGCCCGGCCTCGTTCGCCGGCTGGTCGGGCGTCACCGTGATCACATCGCGCGACATGATCTCCCCGCACAGCACATTGCCGAAATGACGGCGGTAGGCGCGCAGTTGCGCCGCGACCAGGATCTGCTCGAGGTCGTCTTCCTCGATATCCAGGAATTCGCCGCGCACCTTCAGCGCGGCATCGAGGTCGGCGCGGGTCACGCCCACGCGCTGGGAAGGCGGGACGTCCCTGGTGCCGTGCTGGACCGCTGGCTCGGGCGGACGATGCGGGTAGCGCCGGCGCGACAGGTTGTTGAAGGCCAGCGCCATCATCAGCAGCAGCATC
This window harbors:
- a CDS encoding paraquat-inducible protein A, which gives rise to MTQPQRPPPAGRLARPRQLAREVVAELTDDDENTPLPQVPTAGRLGLVSCHACDLVSPRTLEGSPCPRCGATLHHRKPDSLARTWAFLLAAYILYIPANMLPVMVTQSILGTQQDTILSGVIYLWLSGSHMLAVLVLIASIVVPLLKMVILTFLLLSVHFRSSWRIRQQTRLYGLVEVIGRWSMLDIFVVALLASLVRAGALATIIPGGGALAFGAVVVLTMLASLSFDPRLLWDSLEPDNARH
- a CDS encoding paraquat-inducible protein A, yielding MAVHDVPPAPPDTTLPDTSPATLHRLVACEYCDAVYERTPIAPGERALCLRCGGQLYRESRRHYHRLLPLVLTALILFLISNAYPIVEMDLKGVRTQTTLLGAVQALYGDQMALVAALVFATTILFPLSELLMMAYLLVPMAQHRMPAGFDRIVRGIRQTRPWGMIEVFMIGVLVTLVKLSTMARVLPGIALWSFAALVIVLAAMLSFDPRDLWRHLETPDDKAAAADGERR
- a CDS encoding AI-2E family transporter; this translates as MSSGQLIEKIAAVFALIVLIGGSLLVLAPFTTALLWGAILAFSSWHPYTVLSRWLGNRRGLAALICVLLATVIVLGPFVYAGASFSAHLDDLAALVDRYMEQGVPQLPLWLSSLPFVGSYLQNSWDSIINADSEMVANLRKLIAPVGHLLLGAGLSIGAGLGQLALSIILAFFFYTGGEFAIAWLRAGMRRIAGERADHLLELAGSTVKGVVYGVLGTAFIQAVLAGIGLWIAGVPGAAILGFVTFFLSVVPVGPPLVWLPAALWLYHTGATGWAIFLVVWGVGVVSMADNIVKPLLISKGTGMPLIWIMLGVLGGALAFGFLGVFIGPTLLAVAYALLRDWTIGSQGELQRDLQQGAALASAPASAPAPAPAVVDNPDVPPAGSGKRPG
- a CDS encoding HPP family protein, which produces MPTAPVSALAHNARAWLRTFVPLPVPASRKERLKSCFGALLGLLCTEWISHQTLGGFNPWFVAPMGASAVLLFAVPSSPLAQPWSIIGGNLIAAVIGVACARWIPDPGLAAAVAVSVAIALMFQFHCVHPPSGAVAITAVFGGPAVSALGFGFVAVPVLFNSMLLLMMALAFNNLSRRRYPHRPPEPAVQHGTRDVPPSQRVGVTRADLDAALKVRGEFLDIEEDDLEQILVAAQLRAYRRHFGNVLCGEIMSRDVITVTPDQPANEAGHLLSRHRIKALPVVDATRKLVGIITQSDFFAAQRDTGARRLAGTVRNLMTRAVVTARPDQPMVELAQAFSDGGLHHAPVIDDQRRVVGMVTQSDLVAALLKSGVMAVPD